The following proteins are encoded in a genomic region of Nocardioides sp. cx-173:
- the ureB gene encoding urease subunit beta — translation MGLVTDGPGATRTGPGTVVLNGDRTPEERRRLVVTNTGDRPVQIGSHVHLAQVNSALDLDRERAAGFRLDIPSGTSRRFEPGASQEVAIVALRGRRLVPGIQIGSSDG, via the coding sequence GTGGGACTCGTGACCGACGGCCCCGGAGCGACCAGGACCGGACCGGGCACGGTCGTGCTGAACGGCGACCGCACCCCCGAGGAGCGGCGCAGGCTGGTCGTGACCAACACCGGTGACCGGCCGGTGCAGATCGGCTCGCACGTGCACCTGGCCCAGGTGAACTCCGCCCTCGACCTCGACCGTGAGCGGGCGGCCGGCTTCCGCCTCGACATCCCCTCGGGCACCTCGCGACGGTTCGAGCCCGGGGCCTCCCAGGAGGTCGCGATCGTCGCGCTGCGCGGACGCCGGCTGGTGCCCGGCATCCAGATCGGCTCGTCGGATGGTTGA
- a CDS encoding urease subunit gamma has product MHLTPADTEKLLLSVAGMVARDRLSRGVLLNYPESVALLACWVIEEARAGAGVAELMERGRDVLTRDRVMPGVPEMVVDVQVEATFPDGRKLVTLHHPIA; this is encoded by the coding sequence ATGCACCTGACCCCCGCCGACACCGAGAAGCTGCTGCTCAGCGTGGCCGGCATGGTCGCCCGTGACCGGCTGTCTCGCGGCGTCCTGCTCAACTACCCCGAGTCCGTGGCCCTGCTCGCGTGCTGGGTGATCGAGGAGGCCCGGGCGGGAGCCGGCGTCGCAGAGCTGATGGAGCGCGGCCGCGACGTCCTCACTCGGGACCGGGTGATGCCCGGTGTGCCCGAGATGGTCGTCGACGTCCAAGTCGAGGCGACGTTCCCCGACGGCCGCAAGCTCGTCACGCTGCACCACCCCATCGCATGA
- a CDS encoding ATP-binding cassette domain-containing protein → MLELKGITAGYGRSMVLNDVTIEVPAGGAVAIMGHNGAGKTTLLRVAVGLLPVRSGSVLLDGEDVTGTRPSARVRRGLGYVPQGQQSFPQMTTLENLQLVTTARSEIAGVLDTFPALSSLLSRRAGLLSGGQRQQLAIARTLLTKPRLLILDEPTEGIQPNVVQEIEGVIAALTARGDLSVLLVEQHVGFALRSTDQYYVLESGRVTSTGDGGEGALDAVRSAMAV, encoded by the coding sequence ATGCTTGAGCTGAAGGGCATCACCGCCGGCTACGGCCGCAGCATGGTGCTGAACGACGTGACGATCGAGGTCCCTGCGGGCGGCGCGGTGGCGATCATGGGCCACAACGGCGCCGGCAAGACCACGCTCCTGCGGGTGGCCGTGGGCCTGCTGCCGGTGCGGTCCGGCTCGGTCCTGCTCGACGGCGAGGACGTGACCGGCACCCGCCCGAGCGCCCGGGTGCGCCGCGGGCTGGGCTACGTGCCGCAGGGCCAGCAGTCCTTCCCGCAGATGACCACGCTGGAGAACCTCCAGCTGGTCACGACCGCGAGGTCGGAGATCGCCGGTGTGCTGGACACGTTCCCGGCCCTCTCCTCCCTGCTGTCACGCCGGGCCGGGCTCCTCTCCGGAGGCCAGCGCCAGCAGCTGGCGATCGCCCGCACGCTGCTGACCAAGCCGCGCCTGCTGATCCTCGACGAGCCGACCGAGGGCATCCAGCCCAACGTCGTCCAGGAGATCGAGGGCGTGATCGCGGCGCTCACCGCGCGGGGCGACCTGTCGGTGCTGCTCGTCGAGCAGCACGTCGGCTTCGCCCTGCGCAGCACCGACCAGTACTACGTCCTGGAGTCCGGCCGGGTCACGTCCACCGGTGACGGTGGCGAGGGTGCCCTCGACGCCGTCCGCTCCGCGATGGCGGTCTGA
- the urtD gene encoding urea ABC transporter ATP-binding protein UrtD — MSTATLRPDALGVDYLEIRGLTVDFDGFKAVDGVDLTLLQGQVHFLIGPNGAGKTTLVDAVTGLVRGTGLARYRNKDLLAMRSHRIVRAGIGRTFQTATVFDELSVLQNLDIAGGVHRSAWGMVRARRGVPSYVADALDTIGLGDLRDRPAGVLAHGQKQWLEIGMLLVQDAKVMLLDEPVAGMSAEEREQTGELLHRIGTERTIVVIEHDMDFVRTFADIVTVMHAGKVLAEGTVAEIQANPRVQEVYLGRTAEGGEHA, encoded by the coding sequence ATGAGCACCGCGACCCTGCGCCCCGACGCCCTCGGCGTCGACTACCTCGAGATCCGTGGCCTCACCGTCGACTTCGACGGGTTCAAGGCGGTCGACGGCGTCGACCTCACCCTGCTCCAGGGGCAGGTCCACTTCCTGATCGGGCCCAACGGCGCGGGGAAGACGACCCTGGTGGATGCGGTCACCGGTCTTGTGCGCGGGACCGGGCTGGCCCGCTACCGCAACAAGGACCTGCTGGCGATGCGGTCGCACCGCATCGTGCGCGCCGGCATCGGCCGCACCTTCCAGACCGCCACGGTCTTCGACGAGCTCAGCGTGCTCCAGAACCTCGACATCGCCGGCGGGGTGCACCGCTCGGCGTGGGGCATGGTGCGGGCGCGGCGCGGCGTGCCGTCGTACGTCGCCGACGCGCTCGACACGATCGGGCTCGGCGACCTGCGCGACCGGCCCGCCGGCGTCCTCGCGCACGGCCAGAAGCAGTGGCTGGAGATCGGGATGCTGCTGGTCCAGGACGCCAAGGTGATGCTCCTCGACGAGCCCGTGGCGGGCATGAGCGCCGAGGAGCGCGAGCAGACCGGAGAGCTTCTGCACCGCATCGGCACGGAGCGCACCATCGTCGTCATCGAGCACGACATGGACTTCGTGCGCACCTTCGCCGACATCGTGACGGTGATGCACGCCGGGAAGGTGCTCGCGGAGGGCACGGTCGCGGAGATCCAGGCGAACCCGAGGGTCCAGGAGGTCTACCTGGGCCGGACCGCGGAGGGCGGCGAGCATGCTTGA
- the urtC gene encoding urea ABC transporter permease subunit UrtC has product MSARLRPFLPLLGIAVLAVFLLVLAPALLSDFRLNNLGKYCCYALAAVGIGIAWGRGGMLVLGQGLFFGIGAYAMGMHLKLEAAGPDAVPDFMMNFGSGTLPAWWEPFRSGAFTVAAIVVLPALVAALLGLAVFKRRIKGAYFAILSQALTVAFAALLVSQIKYTGGQTGLNSLYSFFGYNLYDPINKRLIYTITAVLLIAMLLVTFQLYRSRFGELLLATRDAEERVRFLGHDPANIKVVAFVVAAVMASIGGAMFVPLAGLINPREVSALASIMLIAGVALGGRASLLGPAIGALAVGFGRTYMSESFPEQWTYFLGALFIVVILFVPAGLASLFPRWWAALSNRRKEVAA; this is encoded by the coding sequence ATGAGCGCCCGTCTCCGACCGTTCCTCCCGCTGCTGGGGATCGCGGTCCTCGCCGTGTTCCTGCTCGTGCTGGCACCGGCCCTGCTGAGCGACTTCCGGCTCAACAACCTCGGCAAGTACTGCTGCTACGCCCTCGCGGCCGTCGGCATCGGCATCGCCTGGGGTCGCGGCGGCATGCTCGTCCTGGGCCAGGGGCTCTTCTTCGGCATCGGCGCCTACGCCATGGGGATGCATCTCAAGCTCGAGGCGGCCGGCCCGGACGCCGTGCCCGACTTCATGATGAACTTCGGCTCCGGCACCCTGCCCGCGTGGTGGGAGCCGTTCCGCAGCGGGGCGTTCACCGTGGCCGCGATCGTGGTCCTCCCGGCGCTGGTCGCGGCGCTGCTGGGCCTGGCGGTCTTCAAGCGGCGGATCAAGGGCGCCTACTTCGCGATCCTGTCGCAGGCCCTGACGGTGGCGTTCGCCGCGCTGCTGGTCTCGCAGATCAAGTACACCGGGGGCCAGACCGGCCTCAACTCGCTGTACTCGTTCTTCGGCTACAACCTCTACGACCCGATCAACAAGCGGCTGATCTACACCATCACCGCGGTCCTGCTGATCGCCATGCTGCTCGTGACCTTCCAGCTGTACCGCAGCCGCTTCGGCGAGCTGCTGCTCGCGACGCGCGACGCCGAGGAGCGGGTGCGGTTCCTCGGGCACGACCCGGCCAACATCAAGGTGGTCGCCTTTGTCGTGGCCGCGGTGATGGCCAGCATCGGCGGCGCCATGTTCGTCCCGCTGGCCGGGCTCATCAACCCCCGCGAGGTGAGCGCCCTGGCGTCGATCATGCTCATCGCCGGCGTCGCACTGGGCGGTCGCGCCTCGCTCCTCGGGCCGGCCATCGGCGCCCTCGCCGTCGGCTTCGGCCGCACCTACATGTCGGAGTCGTTCCCGGAGCAGTGGACCTACTTCCTCGGCGCGCTGTTCATCGTCGTCATCCTGTTCGTCCCCGCGGGGCTCGCCTCGCTGTTCCCTCGCTGGTGGGCGGCCCTCAGCAACCGCCGGAAGGAGGTCGCCGCATGA
- the urtB gene encoding urea ABC transporter permease subunit UrtB, translated as MDVVISQLFTGASTGAALLLIALGLSLTFGQMGVINMAHGEFLMAGAYTAYLTQQVVPNADISLLLAIPAAFVVAGLLGVLLEASVIQWMYHRPLDTLLVTFGVSLVLQQLAKDIFGAQAVAVEAPSWLHGQIPILGYRYPLSQLFILVLAVACLVGVAALLRYTRLGRQIRATVQSRDLAETVGVSTRRIDRLTFFLGSGLAGIAGVAVTRITATESTMGSEYIIWAFLVVVAGGIGQIKGAVIAAFAIGITRSFLTYFTDGSMAVVLTFLIVVVFLQLRPQGLFAVRTRSLV; from the coding sequence ATGGATGTCGTCATCTCCCAGCTCTTCACCGGCGCCTCGACGGGCGCCGCCCTGCTCCTCATCGCGCTCGGGCTGTCGCTCACGTTCGGGCAGATGGGCGTGATCAACATGGCCCACGGCGAGTTCCTCATGGCCGGGGCCTACACCGCCTACCTCACCCAGCAGGTCGTCCCCAACGCCGACATCTCGCTGCTGCTGGCCATCCCGGCGGCCTTCGTGGTCGCCGGCCTCCTCGGCGTGCTGCTCGAGGCCTCGGTCATCCAGTGGATGTACCACCGCCCGCTCGACACCCTGCTGGTCACGTTCGGCGTCAGCCTCGTGCTCCAGCAGCTCGCCAAGGACATCTTCGGAGCGCAGGCCGTGGCGGTCGAGGCGCCCAGCTGGCTGCACGGCCAGATCCCGATCCTCGGCTACCGCTACCCCCTCAGCCAGCTGTTCATCCTGGTGCTCGCCGTCGCCTGCCTGGTCGGGGTCGCCGCGCTGCTGAGGTACACGAGGCTGGGGCGCCAGATCCGGGCGACGGTCCAGAGCCGCGACCTGGCCGAGACCGTGGGGGTCTCCACCCGCCGTATCGACCGACTGACCTTCTTCCTCGGCTCCGGGCTCGCCGGCATCGCCGGTGTGGCCGTCACCAGGATCACGGCCACCGAGTCCACGATGGGGTCGGAGTACATCATCTGGGCGTTCCTCGTCGTGGTCGCCGGGGGTATCGGCCAGATCAAGGGCGCGGTCATCGCGGCGTTCGCCATCGGGATCACCCGCTCGTTCCTGACCTACTTCACCGACGGCAGCATGGCCGTCGTCCTGACCTTCCTCATCGTGGTCGTCTTCCTGCAGCTGCGACCACAGGGCCTGTTCGCCGTACGCACGAGGAGCCTCGTATGA
- the urtA gene encoding urea ABC transporter substrate-binding protein: protein MLISHPRWLAGTLVAITTALAVSACGGSKTGDAGEDGGGIDSCVDTSGDTVKLGFLNSLSGAMSISETTVSKSLTMAAEEINADGGILGKQIEIVQEDGASEPTVFAEKATKLIQQDCVAAVFGGWTSSSRVAMRPAFESLNSILFYPVQYEGLESDRNIFYTGATTNQQIIPALDFLREEKKIESIFLAGSDYVFPRTANKIIKQYAAEYGIEVVGEEYQPLDQGAWGTAVDKIVATKPDVVFNTINGDSNVAFLQAYDEKGLDASNAPIVSVSIAEEEAAAIPVDLTGQMTSWNYYQTVDSPENKTFVEAFKAKYGEKSVTSDPMEAAYTSLYLYKAMVEKAETFDVDDVIEAADGVSFAAPEGTVTIDGENHHIAKTALIGEVQADKLIKTIWSSGEPVEPDPYLEGYDWWDPSKE, encoded by the coding sequence GTGCTCATTTCCCACCCCCGATGGCTGGCCGGCACCCTGGTAGCCATCACCACCGCCCTCGCCGTCTCGGCGTGCGGCGGCTCCAAGACCGGAGACGCCGGAGAGGACGGCGGCGGCATCGACAGCTGCGTCGACACCTCCGGTGACACGGTCAAGCTCGGGTTCCTCAACTCGCTCTCCGGCGCGATGTCGATCAGCGAGACCACCGTCTCCAAGTCGCTGACCATGGCGGCCGAGGAGATCAACGCCGACGGCGGCATCCTCGGCAAGCAGATCGAGATCGTGCAGGAGGACGGCGCCTCGGAGCCGACCGTCTTCGCCGAGAAGGCGACCAAGCTCATCCAGCAGGACTGCGTCGCCGCGGTCTTCGGCGGCTGGACGTCCTCGTCGCGGGTGGCCATGCGGCCCGCCTTCGAGAGCCTGAACTCGATCCTCTTCTACCCCGTGCAGTACGAGGGTCTCGAGTCCGACCGCAACATCTTCTACACCGGCGCGACCACCAACCAGCAGATCATCCCGGCGCTGGACTTCCTGCGCGAGGAGAAGAAGATCGAGTCGATCTTCCTGGCCGGCTCGGACTACGTCTTCCCCCGCACCGCCAACAAGATCATCAAGCAGTACGCCGCCGAGTACGGCATCGAGGTCGTGGGCGAGGAGTACCAGCCGCTCGACCAGGGCGCGTGGGGCACCGCGGTCGACAAGATCGTGGCGACCAAGCCCGACGTCGTCTTCAACACCATCAACGGCGACTCCAACGTCGCCTTCCTCCAGGCCTACGACGAGAAGGGTCTCGACGCGTCGAACGCCCCGATCGTCTCGGTCTCGATCGCGGAGGAGGAGGCGGCCGCCATCCCGGTCGACCTCACCGGCCAGATGACGTCGTGGAACTACTACCAGACCGTCGACTCCCCCGAGAACAAGACGTTCGTCGAGGCGTTCAAGGCCAAGTACGGCGAGAAGTCGGTGACCTCCGACCCCATGGAGGCGGCCTACACCTCGCTGTACCTCTACAAGGCCATGGTCGAGAAGGCCGAGACCTTCGACGTCGACGACGTGATCGAGGCGGCGGACGGCGTCTCGTTCGCCGCCCCCGAGGGCACCGTCACCATCGACGGCGAGAACCACCACATCGCCAAGACGGCGCTGATCGGCGAGGTGCAGGCCGACAAGCTCATCAAGACCATCTGGTCCTCCGGTGAGCCCGTCGAGCCGGACCCGTACCTCGAGGGCTACGACTGGTGGGACCCCTCGAAGGAGTGA
- a CDS encoding TIGR03767 family metallophosphoesterase, with protein MTPPRSTEAATAASVLRRGEPGPGGYVGVVRRDGEPHLVRTDLAEAGRGRAARRRPLLALVQLSDVHVVDAQSPLRVEWADRFDDPVFASAHRPQEMLSGHVADAMVRAVNRVARGPVTGLPLSLAIQTGDNSDSSQHNEVRWNIDLLDGGPVRLDSGDLTRYEGVADGDPDHHDPHYWHPDGSTTGHPTDDVAHARYGFPRVPGLLDAARRPFQAEGLTIPWYAALGNHDGLVQGNFPRTAPVGAVAVGSRKLVSPPPGVSEEDTLAAMTGDYTGFITALTRSAGARTVTPDPDRRVLARGDIVEEHFHTTGTPVGHGFTEDNRRQDTAYYVLDQGPVVLVVLDTVNPHGFEDGSLDLTQLAWLREVLARCADRLVVAFSHHPSDRMDNAFVTPGADPEAERRVLGEEVLDLLLAHGRVVAWVNGHTHRNRIAARHRSGGGGLWEITTASHIDWPQQSRLLELADNLDGTLSIFTTMLDHAGPAAYDGHLDDPVQLAGLARELAANDWHGRSDVGLGAPADRNTELVVAVTRS; from the coding sequence ATGACCCCTCCCCGGAGCACCGAGGCCGCCACCGCGGCCTCGGTGCTCCGGCGTGGTGAGCCCGGCCCCGGCGGGTACGTCGGCGTCGTGCGCCGCGACGGCGAGCCCCATCTCGTGCGCACCGACCTCGCAGAGGCCGGCCGCGGCCGGGCCGCCCGGCGACGTCCCCTGCTGGCGCTCGTGCAGCTGAGCGACGTGCACGTCGTGGACGCCCAGTCCCCGCTGCGCGTCGAGTGGGCCGACCGCTTCGACGACCCGGTCTTCGCCTCGGCCCACCGTCCACAGGAGATGCTCTCCGGTCACGTGGCCGACGCCATGGTGCGCGCGGTCAACCGGGTCGCCCGCGGCCCGGTCACCGGGCTGCCGCTGTCGCTCGCGATCCAGACCGGCGACAACTCCGACAGCTCCCAGCACAACGAGGTCCGCTGGAACATCGACCTCCTCGACGGTGGGCCGGTCCGCCTCGACTCCGGTGACCTCACCCGCTACGAGGGCGTCGCCGACGGCGACCCGGACCACCATGACCCGCACTACTGGCATCCGGACGGCTCCACCACCGGCCATCCCACCGACGATGTTGCCCATGCCAGGTACGGCTTCCCCCGGGTGCCGGGGCTGCTGGACGCCGCGCGCCGCCCGTTCCAGGCCGAGGGACTGACGATCCCGTGGTACGCCGCCCTGGGCAACCACGACGGTCTGGTGCAGGGCAACTTCCCGCGCACGGCGCCGGTCGGCGCGGTCGCGGTCGGCTCGCGCAAGCTGGTCTCCCCGCCGCCCGGCGTGAGCGAGGAGGACACGCTGGCCGCGATGACCGGGGACTACACCGGCTTCATCACGGCGCTCACCCGCTCCGCCGGTGCGCGCACGGTCACGCCGGACCCCGACCGCCGGGTGCTGGCGCGCGGCGACATCGTCGAGGAGCACTTCCACACGACCGGGACCCCGGTGGGCCACGGCTTCACCGAGGACAACCGGCGCCAGGACACCGCCTACTACGTCCTGGACCAGGGGCCGGTGGTCCTGGTCGTGCTGGACACCGTCAACCCGCACGGCTTCGAGGACGGCTCCCTCGACCTGACGCAGCTCGCCTGGCTGCGCGAGGTGCTCGCGCGCTGCGCCGACCGGCTGGTCGTCGCCTTCAGCCACCACCCCTCCGATCGGATGGACAACGCCTTCGTGACTCCCGGCGCCGACCCGGAGGCGGAGCGGCGGGTGCTCGGCGAGGAGGTCCTTGACCTGCTGCTGGCGCACGGCCGGGTCGTCGCCTGGGTCAACGGCCACACCCACCGCAACCGCATCGCTGCGCGCCACCGGTCCGGGGGCGGTGGGCTGTGGGAGATCACCACCGCCTCCCACATCGACTGGCCCCAGCAGTCACGACTGCTCGAGCTCGCCGACAACCTCGACGGCACCCTGTCGATCTTCACGACGATGCTCGACCACGCCGGCCCGGCGGCGTACGACGGCCACCTGGACGACCCCGTCCAGCTCGCCGGCCTCGCTCGCGAGCTCGCCGCCAACGACTGGCACGGCCGCTCGGACGTCGGCCTGGGCGCACCCGCCGACCGCAACACCGAGCTGGTCGTCGCCGTAACACGCAGTTAA
- a CDS encoding fasciclin domain-containing protein, giving the protein MRKLNRVAAGLVATVAAMATSSAMLVPAEAAPAAQGNRSLAKVLAADGTRFDRNWGDFDVTEAAVLAVLKAKPDSAVSLLTKGRQRATAFVPTDAAFRNMVHDLTGKRPHTEKAAFKAVAGLGIDTVETVLLYHVVPGATLNSQKVIAAAKAGARVQTAAGIGFKVDLRDGEVVIVDRDYNDNNARAIGDLLNINAGNKQIAHGINKVLRPADL; this is encoded by the coding sequence ATGAGGAAGCTCAATCGAGTCGCCGCCGGTCTCGTCGCCACCGTCGCCGCGATGGCCACCAGCAGCGCGATGCTCGTCCCTGCCGAGGCCGCTCCGGCCGCCCAGGGCAACCGCAGCCTGGCCAAGGTGCTGGCCGCGGACGGGACCAGGTTCGACCGCAACTGGGGCGACTTCGACGTCACCGAGGCGGCCGTGCTCGCGGTGCTGAAGGCCAAGCCCGACAGCGCGGTTTCGCTGCTGACCAAGGGCCGCCAGCGGGCCACGGCGTTCGTCCCCACCGACGCCGCCTTCCGCAACATGGTCCACGACCTGACCGGCAAGCGGCCGCACACCGAGAAGGCCGCCTTCAAGGCCGTGGCCGGCCTGGGCATCGACACCGTCGAGACGGTGCTGCTCTACCACGTGGTCCCCGGCGCGACCCTGAACTCCCAGAAGGTCATCGCCGCCGCCAAGGCCGGCGCGCGGGTCCAGACCGCGGCCGGCATCGGCTTCAAGGTCGACCTGCGCGACGGCGAGGTCGTCATCGTGGACCGCGACTACAACGACAACAACGCCCGCGCCATCGGGGACCTGCTCAACATCAACGCCGGCAACAAGCAGATCGCGCACGGCATCAACAAGGTGCTCCGCCCGGCCGACCTCTGA
- a CDS encoding LOG family protein, with protein sequence MKRTRGRGVRIDSLEDLDRRLDRGARRLSGWRLHGLDLTGHGQALLGCRLSGATFLGCTFAPGDAGRVEAAGALVLPAIGDVPVDVYRAGLYDADELYDAAEYAASTDARAYAWSQEDAGADSTLARALHDHAVDRALLEWTDGRSLVGVMGGHALVRGEATYADAARLGAGLGGRHVVATGGGPGAMEAANLGARLAHRSPDDLVRALEILARVPSYHPSVDAWVATAREVRDAFGEPTDSLSIPTWHYGHEPANLFATAIAKYFRNSTREAILLEICDAGIVFLPGAAGTVQEVFQDACENYYADETSVAPMVLVGVRHWTQTVPAWPLLSRLAHGRAMDGHVHLVDTVDEAIALVQR encoded by the coding sequence GTGAAGCGCACCAGGGGCCGCGGCGTCCGCATCGACTCGCTCGAGGACCTCGACCGGCGCCTGGACCGGGGCGCGCGGCGGCTCTCGGGCTGGCGGTTGCACGGGCTCGACCTCACCGGGCACGGCCAGGCGCTCCTTGGCTGCCGGCTCTCGGGCGCGACGTTCCTCGGCTGCACGTTCGCGCCGGGTGACGCGGGTCGGGTGGAGGCCGCCGGCGCGCTGGTGCTCCCCGCGATCGGCGACGTCCCCGTCGACGTCTACCGGGCCGGCCTGTACGACGCCGACGAGCTGTACGACGCCGCCGAGTACGCCGCCAGCACCGACGCCCGGGCCTACGCCTGGTCGCAGGAGGACGCCGGCGCCGACAGCACGCTGGCGCGGGCGCTGCACGACCACGCGGTCGACCGGGCGCTGCTGGAGTGGACCGACGGGCGCTCGCTGGTGGGCGTCATGGGCGGACACGCGCTGGTGCGGGGCGAGGCGACGTACGCCGACGCCGCCCGGCTGGGCGCCGGGCTGGGCGGTCGCCACGTGGTCGCGACCGGCGGCGGCCCCGGGGCGATGGAGGCGGCCAACCTGGGCGCTCGGCTGGCGCACCGCTCCCCCGACGACCTGGTGCGGGCCCTGGAGATCCTGGCCCGGGTGCCGTCCTACCACCCGTCGGTCGATGCCTGGGTGGCGACGGCGCGCGAGGTGCGCGACGCCTTCGGCGAGCCCACCGACAGCCTCAGCATCCCGACCTGGCACTACGGGCACGAGCCGGCGAACCTGTTCGCCACGGCGATCGCGAAGTACTTCCGCAACTCCACCCGCGAGGCGATCCTGCTGGAGATCTGCGATGCCGGCATCGTCTTCCTGCCGGGTGCGGCCGGCACCGTGCAGGAGGTCTTCCAGGACGCCTGCGAGAACTACTACGCCGACGAGACCTCCGTCGCGCCCATGGTCCTGGTGGGGGTGCGCCACTGGACGCAGACCGTTCCCGCCTGGCCCCTCCTGTCGCGCCTGGCCCACGGCCGCGCCATGGACGGACACGTGCACCTGGTCGACACCGTCGACGAGGCGATCGCCCTCGTCCAGCGCTGA
- a CDS encoding serine protein kinase RIO, with translation MSTQDGFTPEQHDPGTTDGLDPSFVFDFAAYDDLADPHQRWSTWLSVEPLCRGPEPRPDWLVTSQGAIDTDLGVLKTGKEADVFLLERADPHEPEHAVVMAAKRYRGEEHRSFHRSTAYTEGRRMRNTRDARALSRKSAFGRSVAAGQWAWAEWQALVRLHRLGAPVPYPVQIDGTEILMEWVTVDGETAPRLAQTRPDPELLASYYDQLRDTLVLLVQQGVVHGDLSPYNILAAGERLVVIDLPQVVDLVANPAGMDFLLRDCTNVCGWFRSRGLAVDEQELFGELMAHAF, from the coding sequence ATGTCCACCCAGGACGGCTTCACCCCTGAGCAGCACGACCCCGGAACCACCGACGGGCTCGACCCGTCGTTCGTCTTCGACTTCGCCGCGTACGACGACCTCGCGGATCCCCACCAGCGCTGGTCCACCTGGCTCTCGGTCGAGCCGCTGTGCCGCGGGCCGGAGCCCCGGCCCGACTGGCTGGTGACCTCGCAGGGCGCCATCGACACCGACCTCGGCGTCCTCAAGACCGGCAAGGAGGCCGACGTGTTCCTGCTGGAGCGCGCCGACCCGCACGAGCCGGAGCACGCGGTGGTCATGGCCGCCAAGCGCTACCGGGGCGAGGAGCACCGCTCGTTCCACCGCTCGACGGCCTACACCGAGGGCCGCCGGATGCGCAACACCCGCGACGCCCGCGCGCTCTCCCGCAAGAGCGCCTTCGGGCGCTCCGTCGCCGCCGGGCAGTGGGCGTGGGCGGAGTGGCAGGCGCTGGTCCGCCTGCACCGCCTGGGCGCGCCGGTCCCCTACCCGGTGCAGATCGACGGCACGGAGATCCTCATGGAGTGGGTCACCGTCGACGGTGAGACCGCGCCCCGGCTGGCCCAGACCCGGCCCGACCCGGAGCTGCTCGCGTCCTACTACGACCAGCTCCGCGACACACTCGTGCTCCTGGTGCAGCAGGGCGTGGTGCACGGCGACCTCTCGCCGTACAACATCCTGGCGGCGGGTGAGCGGCTGGTCGTCATCGACCTGCCGCAGGTGGTCGACCTCGTCGCCAACCCCGCCGGAATGGACTTCCTCCTGCGCGACTGCACGAACGTGTGCGGCTGGTTCCGCTCCCGGGGGCTGGCCGTCGACGAGCAGGAGCTGTTCGGCGAGCTCATGGCGCACGCGTTCTGA